The proteins below are encoded in one region of Nitrospira sp.:
- the accB gene encoding acetyl-CoA carboxylase, biotin carboxyl carrier protein produces MKKSSRSSATKGKSNPILLPVGAAQRDATEAEARTKLIQELADLLRKNNLAELEFERDGVRVRLRQELGGRHTASVAHDVPAVAPVAPGASAAPAAAETNGLVTITSPIVGTFYRSPSPDADPYVEEGDSVRKGQVLCIVEAMKLMNEIESEVDGRVVKILVESAKPVEYGQPLFLIEPSSAA; encoded by the coding sequence GTGAAAAAGTCCAGTCGCTCATCAGCCACAAAGGGAAAATCCAATCCGATCCTGCTCCCGGTCGGTGCTGCGCAGAGAGACGCAACCGAGGCCGAAGCGCGTACCAAGCTCATTCAAGAGCTGGCCGATCTATTGCGGAAAAATAACCTTGCCGAACTGGAGTTCGAACGGGACGGGGTCCGAGTCAGGCTACGCCAGGAGCTTGGAGGACGGCACACCGCGAGTGTTGCCCACGACGTGCCGGCGGTTGCGCCGGTCGCCCCAGGCGCGTCGGCGGCCCCCGCCGCGGCTGAAACCAACGGCCTGGTGACCATTACCTCTCCGATCGTGGGGACCTTCTATCGCTCTCCCTCGCCCGATGCTGATCCATACGTGGAAGAAGGGGACTCGGTCCGAAAGGGGCAGGTCCTTTGCATCGTCGAAGCCATGAAGCTCATGAACGAGATCGAATCGGAAGTCGACGGCCGTGTGGTGAAGATTCTCGTTGAAAGCGCAAAGCCCGTCGAATATGGGCAACCACTGTTTCTGATCGAGCCTTCGTCCGCAGCCTAA
- a CDS encoding acetyl-coenzyme A synthetase, protein MTEEKLDTLLKESRVYRPAAETMAASHVPDYEEAYRRSIENPEQFWDQAAKELDWFTPWSKVLEWDYPWAKWFLGGTCNISYNCLDRHVKTWRRNKVAVIWVGEHGEERIFTYAELYRQVCRCANALKALGLKQGDRVTIYLPKIPEQMIAMLACARLGLIHSVVYSGFSAPALESRIQDAESRLVITADVGYDRAKTIQLKPVVDQAVGNCPTVEHVVVVRREKPGVPLASPKEIDWEAWLKDQKTTCEPVRLDAEAPLYILYTSGTTGKPKGVVHVHGGYMVGTYLTTKYVFNLKEDDIYFCVADPGWVTGHSYIVYGPLLNGATILTAEGKPDYPNPGRWWSIIEHYGVTVFYTTPTAIRLLMRYGEEWPAKYDLSCLRVLGSVGEPINPEAWEWLYRVTGSHKPIMDTWWQTETGMILVTPLPSVPLKPGSATRPFLGVEADVVDREGKSLPANAGGFAVIKKPWPSMMRTIYKDPDRYKVYWNTIPNCYTAGDVCRKDDDGYMWFMGRADDVIKVAGNRIGTAEVESALVSHPAVAEAAVIGKPHATVGESIKAFVILKQGHQHTHELVQALKQHVHAELGKIAVPAEIDIVSSLPKTRSGKIMRRVLKAKELGQDVGDVSTLED, encoded by the coding sequence ATGACCGAGGAGAAACTGGATACGCTGTTAAAGGAATCCCGTGTCTATCGCCCCGCGGCGGAAACCATGGCCGCCTCTCACGTCCCTGATTACGAGGAGGCCTATCGCCGGTCCATCGAAAACCCGGAGCAGTTTTGGGACCAGGCGGCCAAAGAACTCGACTGGTTTACTCCCTGGAGCAAGGTATTGGAATGGGATTATCCCTGGGCCAAGTGGTTCCTTGGTGGTACCTGTAACATTTCCTACAACTGTCTCGACCGTCACGTCAAAACGTGGCGCCGCAACAAGGTTGCCGTCATCTGGGTCGGCGAGCACGGCGAGGAACGCATTTTCACCTATGCGGAACTCTATCGTCAGGTTTGCCGCTGCGCGAACGCGCTCAAAGCATTGGGCCTCAAGCAGGGTGATCGCGTCACGATTTACCTGCCGAAGATACCCGAGCAAATGATCGCGATGCTGGCCTGCGCCCGACTGGGCCTCATCCATAGCGTCGTCTATAGCGGGTTCAGCGCCCCGGCACTCGAGAGTCGAATCCAAGATGCCGAATCTCGGCTCGTCATCACCGCTGACGTCGGCTACGACCGCGCCAAGACCATTCAGTTGAAGCCCGTCGTCGACCAGGCTGTGGGGAACTGTCCGACCGTCGAACATGTCGTCGTGGTTCGACGCGAGAAGCCCGGGGTCCCGTTGGCCTCCCCCAAGGAAATCGACTGGGAAGCGTGGCTCAAGGATCAGAAGACCACGTGCGAGCCAGTGCGGCTCGACGCCGAAGCCCCCCTGTACATTCTCTATACGTCCGGGACCACCGGTAAGCCGAAGGGGGTCGTGCACGTCCACGGCGGCTACATGGTCGGCACCTATCTCACAACAAAGTATGTCTTCAATTTGAAAGAAGACGACATCTACTTCTGCGTCGCCGATCCGGGCTGGGTCACGGGGCACAGCTACATCGTCTATGGGCCGCTGCTCAACGGCGCCACGATTTTAACGGCCGAAGGCAAACCCGACTATCCGAATCCGGGCCGCTGGTGGAGCATTATTGAGCACTATGGGGTGACCGTGTTCTATACGACTCCGACCGCGATTCGACTACTCATGCGCTATGGGGAGGAATGGCCGGCCAAATACGATCTCTCGTGCCTTCGAGTCCTCGGAAGCGTTGGCGAGCCGATCAATCCGGAGGCCTGGGAATGGTTGTATCGCGTCACGGGCAGCCACAAGCCGATCATGGATACCTGGTGGCAAACGGAGACCGGCATGATCCTCGTCACTCCCCTCCCCTCCGTGCCCCTCAAACCGGGTTCGGCGACCCGCCCCTTTCTCGGCGTCGAAGCCGACGTGGTCGATCGTGAGGGGAAGAGCCTGCCCGCCAACGCGGGGGGCTTCGCCGTGATCAAGAAGCCGTGGCCGTCCATGATGCGAACGATTTACAAGGATCCTGATCGGTACAAGGTCTATTGGAATACGATCCCAAACTGCTATACGGCGGGAGACGTCTGTCGCAAGGACGACGACGGGTACATGTGGTTCATGGGACGCGCCGACGACGTCATCAAGGTGGCCGGCAATCGCATCGGCACGGCGGAGGTCGAGAGCGCGCTCGTGAGCCATCCTGCCGTTGCCGAAGCGGCAGTGATCGGCAAGCCACACGCGACTGTGGGCGAGTCGATCAAGGCGTTCGTCATTTTGAAACAAGGCCACCAACACACCCACGAACTGGTACAGGCCCTGAAGCAGCACGTGCACGCCGAATTGGGTAAGATCGCAGTACCAGCTGAGATCGACATCGTCTCGTCGCTGCCCAAAACCCGGTCGGGGAAGATCATGCGCCGCGTGTTGAAGGCTAAGGAATTGGGACAGGACGTCGGGGACGTCTCCACACTGGAAGATTGA
- the thiE gene encoding thiamine-phosphate synthase, whose translation MKESGQKLAGLYLILDPSVAPSKGLASVLREAAAAGVRLFQYRDKQASMREAYERVLPLRVLARELGVTFLVNDRCDLALAVDADGIHLGQDDLPVHHARRLLGTNRLIGLSTHNASQVTAAAQTDVDYIGFGPIYLTSSKENPDPVVGLEGLRAVRSLTKLPIFAIGGLTAERYPDVLKAGANGAAVISAILSARDIAGAVQTFLSSYRPM comes from the coding sequence GTGAAAGAAAGCGGCCAAAAACTCGCCGGTCTCTACCTCATCCTCGACCCCTCCGTCGCCCCATCAAAAGGTCTCGCGTCTGTACTGCGGGAAGCGGCCGCCGCCGGAGTACGGTTGTTCCAGTATCGGGATAAGCAGGCGTCAATGCGGGAGGCATATGAACGTGTACTGCCGTTACGGGTGCTGGCGCGTGAATTGGGTGTGACTTTCCTTGTCAACGATCGCTGTGACCTTGCGCTGGCCGTGGACGCGGACGGGATCCATCTCGGTCAAGACGATCTCCCGGTGCACCACGCTCGGCGGTTGCTCGGGACCAACAGGCTCATCGGACTGTCTACGCATAATGCCTCACAGGTTACGGCCGCCGCCCAGACCGACGTGGACTACATTGGTTTTGGCCCCATCTATCTCACGAGCAGCAAGGAGAATCCCGATCCGGTCGTGGGATTGGAAGGGCTCCGCGCGGTCCGATCACTGACCAAGCTTCCGATTTTTGCCATCGGCGGCCTTACCGCCGAACGCTACCCAGACGTGCTCAAGGCCGGCGCCAACGGCGCCGCCGTCATCTCGGCTATCCTGTCGGCACGGGATATCGCAGGGGCAGTGCAAACATTTCTGTCCAGCTACAGGCCCATGTGA
- the aroQ gene encoding 3-dehydroquinate dehydratase has protein sequence MPRVLVLHGPNLNMLGTREPSLYGKADLKAIDTALGQVAAERGAELECRQSNIEGELVTWIQEARNRFDGLVINPAAYTHTSVAIRDAIAAVQVPTVEVHLSNIHQREEFRHRSYVAGVAIGQITGFGPASYILGLHGLLDHLAGQSRRRGRTRRGGRPRSPLRRPRT, from the coding sequence ATGCCACGAGTGCTAGTTCTGCATGGGCCCAACCTGAACATGCTCGGAACCCGCGAACCATCTCTCTACGGCAAAGCCGACCTCAAGGCGATCGACACCGCTTTGGGGCAGGTGGCGGCGGAACGCGGCGCCGAACTGGAATGCCGGCAATCGAATATCGAAGGGGAGTTGGTCACGTGGATCCAGGAAGCTCGAAACCGGTTCGACGGTCTCGTCATCAACCCTGCCGCCTACACCCACACGAGCGTGGCGATTCGTGATGCGATCGCGGCGGTCCAGGTGCCGACGGTCGAGGTACACCTGTCGAATATTCATCAGCGGGAAGAATTTCGGCATCGTTCGTATGTGGCCGGAGTGGCGATAGGCCAAATCACGGGATTTGGCCCGGCCAGCTATATCCTTGGTCTCCACGGACTCCTCGATCATTTGGCAGGCCAGAGCAGGCGCCGGGGCCGGACAAGGCGAGGCGGGCGTCCACGAAGCCCGCTGCGGAGACCGCGTACCTAG
- the accC gene encoding acetyl-CoA carboxylase biotin carboxylase subunit — MFKKILIANRGEIAVRVIRACKELGIKTVAIFSEADSGALHTRLADERICVGPPEDSLSYRNIPNVLSAADISGADAIHPGYGFLSENAHFAEVCESVGVKFVGPSSENIALMGDKAKAREIVAKKGLPVTPGSPGILTSDDEALAAAKKIGYPVIIKAAAGGGGRGMRVVNKPDELERAFQAAQTEAKSTFGNDGVYLERYFLEPRHIEVQILADNKGRMVYLGERDCSIQRRHQKLVEETPSPAVDEPLRRELGRVAMEAMRAIHYRNAGTVEFLLDKDRNFYFMEVNTRIQVEHPITEMVTGVDLIKEQIRIAAGLPLTFKQQDIRIDGHSIECRINAEDPEKFTPSPGVITRYRPAGGFGVRVDSAMESHSMVVPFYDSMIAKLIVHGRDRAEALGRMRRALDEFVIEGIKTTIPLHQKIMRDPDFEKGHVSTTFLERFLAQQSP; from the coding sequence GTGTTCAAGAAGATACTGATTGCCAATCGTGGTGAAATCGCCGTCCGCGTGATTCGAGCCTGCAAGGAGCTCGGCATCAAGACCGTGGCGATCTTTTCCGAGGCCGACAGCGGCGCGTTGCATACGCGTTTGGCCGATGAGCGGATCTGCGTCGGTCCTCCGGAAGATTCACTTAGTTACCGCAATATTCCCAATGTGCTGAGCGCAGCGGACATTTCCGGTGCCGACGCGATTCATCCGGGCTATGGCTTTCTGTCCGAAAACGCCCACTTTGCGGAGGTGTGCGAATCCGTCGGCGTCAAGTTCGTCGGTCCCAGTTCGGAAAACATCGCGTTGATGGGCGATAAGGCGAAGGCGCGCGAGATTGTTGCCAAGAAGGGGTTGCCGGTGACCCCGGGCAGTCCGGGTATCCTGACCAGTGATGACGAGGCCCTGGCTGCGGCCAAGAAGATTGGGTATCCGGTCATCATCAAGGCGGCCGCCGGCGGTGGTGGGCGCGGGATGCGCGTCGTCAACAAGCCCGATGAATTGGAGCGTGCGTTTCAAGCGGCGCAAACGGAAGCCAAATCGACCTTCGGCAACGATGGGGTGTACTTAGAGCGCTACTTCCTCGAACCGCGTCACATCGAAGTTCAGATTCTGGCGGACAATAAGGGGCGCATGGTGTATCTGGGGGAGCGCGACTGTTCGATCCAGCGGCGGCATCAGAAGCTGGTGGAGGAGACACCGTCTCCCGCCGTTGATGAGCCGCTTCGGCGCGAACTTGGCCGAGTGGCGATGGAAGCCATGCGGGCCATCCATTATCGTAACGCCGGCACCGTGGAGTTTTTGCTGGACAAGGACCGAAACTTCTATTTCATGGAAGTCAATACTCGCATACAGGTTGAACATCCCATCACGGAGATGGTCACGGGAGTCGATTTGATCAAGGAGCAGATCCGCATCGCCGCGGGCCTTCCGTTGACCTTCAAACAGCAGGACATTCGCATCGACGGCCACAGCATCGAATGTCGTATCAACGCGGAAGATCCTGAGAAGTTTACGCCGTCCCCTGGCGTGATCACCCGCTATCGACCGGCGGGTGGTTTTGGCGTGCGGGTCGATTCAGCCATGGAATCTCACTCGATGGTGGTGCCGTTTTACGATTCCATGATCGCCAAGCTTATCGTGCATGGACGGGACCGCGCCGAGGCTTTGGGACGCATGCGGCGCGCGTTGGATGAATTCGTCATTGAGGGAATCAAAACGACGATCCCGCTGCATCAGAAGATCATGCGCGATCCGGATTTTGAAAAGGGCCATGTCTCGACGACCTTCCTCGAGCGCTTCTTAGCCCAGCAATCTCCCTAG
- the bioD gene encoding ATP-dependent dethiobiotin synthetase BioD yields the protein MMTRSPQGIMITGTDTGVGKTLVTAALARCLHERGNAVGVMKPVETGYPGDDPSQSDSAKLQVAAQTSDPIEVVSPYRFAAPLAPRHAGELEGRTISFDTIVEAYQRLASGRDFILVEGVGGVMVPLGPGQDVRDLMVRLQLPVLVVGRVALGGVNHARLTVEALSSVGMRIMALVLNQTRRPTKDTEREQERSTVQLLRGTLSLPVLDPLRFCGLDSNDWERAVAITAAEPAITGLANLLAP from the coding sequence ATGATGACACGATCTCCGCAAGGCATCATGATCACCGGCACCGACACAGGCGTCGGCAAGACGCTCGTGACGGCGGCACTCGCCCGCTGTCTCCATGAGCGCGGGAACGCGGTCGGCGTCATGAAACCGGTCGAAACGGGATACCCGGGTGACGATCCCAGTCAGTCCGACTCAGCCAAGCTGCAGGTGGCGGCCCAGACATCGGATCCGATTGAGGTGGTCAGCCCCTATCGATTTGCAGCACCGCTCGCACCACGGCACGCCGGAGAATTGGAGGGCAGAACGATTTCATTCGATACCATCGTGGAGGCCTATCAAAGGTTGGCGAGTGGCCGCGACTTCATTCTGGTCGAGGGTGTGGGCGGCGTGATGGTGCCGTTGGGACCTGGGCAAGACGTACGGGATCTCATGGTGAGACTGCAACTTCCCGTCCTGGTCGTGGGCCGAGTGGCGCTAGGCGGCGTGAATCACGCGCGTTTGACGGTTGAGGCGCTCTCTTCGGTGGGGATGCGAATCATGGCATTGGTACTGAACCAGACACGACGGCCGACGAAAGACACTGAACGAGAACAGGAGCGCTCAACGGTCCAGTTGCTTCGCGGCACTCTGTCGTTGCCGGTCCTTGATCCGCTTCGCTTCTGTGGTCTCGATTCAAATGATTGGGAACGCGCCGTCGCAATCACAGCTGCCGAACCGGCCATCACCGGCCTTGCAAACCTGCTCGCGCCGTGA
- a CDS encoding penicillin-binding protein activator LpoB: protein MTRVDSGTVTDLSGRWNDTDSRLVAEEMVTAALSSTWLGTYTKETHRQPVVIVGTVVNRSHEHIDIQTFVSDLSRELINSGKVRFVATKGERDELREERRDQAIHARENTQKGPGRETGADYMMKGYISTILDEQDKTRATYYQVDLELVDLESNEKSWVGQKKIKKVIERKRSVF from the coding sequence GTGACCCGCGTCGATAGCGGGACGGTGACGGATCTCAGTGGTCGATGGAACGATACAGACTCGCGATTGGTTGCGGAGGAAATGGTCACGGCCGCGCTTTCCAGCACCTGGCTGGGCACCTACACCAAAGAGACACACCGACAACCCGTTGTCATTGTCGGGACCGTCGTCAACCGCAGCCACGAGCACATCGATATTCAGACCTTTGTGAGCGATCTGTCCCGAGAACTCATCAATAGCGGCAAGGTCAGATTTGTAGCCACGAAGGGCGAGCGTGACGAATTGCGTGAAGAGCGTCGCGATCAAGCTATTCATGCACGGGAAAACACACAGAAAGGACCCGGCCGTGAGACCGGGGCCGATTACATGATGAAGGGCTACATCTCCACGATCCTCGACGAGCAGGACAAGACCCGAGCCACCTACTACCAAGTGGACCTCGAGTTGGTGGATCTTGAAAGCAACGAGAAATCTTGGGTCGGACAAAAGAAGATCAAGAAGGTCATCGAACGCAAACGGTCCGTGTTCTAA
- the proC gene encoding pyrroline-5-carboxylate reductase: MLTDQTTGFIGAGNMTEALIGGVLHGGHATAAQLFASDPRVDRRDGLKRRYGLHVTADNREVASRSSLLVLSVEPQVLDEVLAEIATSVPSHAVIISVAAGYPISRLAKGLPNHAGSLVRAMPNTPSSVRAGVTALAFSADLGEQNAQRARALFECVGQVVTVEERLMDAVTGLSGSGPAYIFVLIEALADGGVKAGLPRPIAEVLAAQTVLGAAKMVQDTGEHPARLKDRVASPGGTTIAGLHVLEQGRVRATLMSAVEAAAKRSAELGLGDENSS; this comes from the coding sequence ATGCTCACGGATCAGACAACAGGCTTTATCGGCGCCGGCAATATGACCGAGGCGCTGATCGGCGGAGTGCTCCATGGCGGGCATGCCACGGCCGCGCAATTATTTGCGTCGGATCCGAGGGTGGACCGTCGGGATGGTCTCAAGCGTCGGTATGGCCTTCATGTCACGGCCGACAATCGCGAGGTCGCATCGCGCTCCAGTCTGCTGGTGTTGTCGGTGGAACCTCAAGTGTTGGATGAGGTGCTTGCTGAAATTGCCACATCGGTTCCCTCGCATGCCGTGATCATCTCGGTCGCGGCTGGCTACCCGATATCCCGGTTAGCGAAAGGCCTCCCCAATCATGCGGGGTCCCTGGTGCGGGCGATGCCGAACACGCCGTCGAGCGTCCGAGCGGGAGTTACGGCGCTGGCTTTTTCGGCCGACCTCGGCGAGCAAAATGCGCAACGTGCGCGCGCGTTGTTCGAATGCGTCGGACAAGTCGTGACGGTTGAAGAGCGGTTGATGGATGCGGTGACCGGATTGAGCGGAAGCGGTCCCGCATACATCTTTGTCTTGATCGAGGCGTTGGCCGATGGTGGGGTGAAGGCGGGCTTGCCGAGGCCCATCGCCGAGGTGCTCGCCGCGCAGACGGTTTTGGGCGCGGCCAAAATGGTTCAGGATACCGGCGAACATCCGGCTCGTCTCAAGGACCGCGTGGCTTCTCCCGGCGGGACCACCATTGCCGGTCTCCACGTGCTCGAACAGGGGCGTGTGCGGGCCACCCTGATGTCGGCGGTCGAAGCAGCGGCGAAGCGTTCTGCCGAGCTGGGGCTTGGGGACGAGAATTCGTCCTGA
- the efp gene encoding elongation factor P: protein MEGQPFYIVEFQHVKPGKGGAFVRTKLKSYITGNVLDRTFRSGEKFDEPDLEERDMQFLYATGDQYTFMDTETFEQFTYEKKQLGENADLLKEEMNVKILVYEHQPITVELPIFIELKVVDADPGIRGDTASGGNKPATVETGAVIKVPLYLEVGETIKIDTRTRAYVERVR, encoded by the coding sequence GTGGAGGGCCAACCATTCTATATCGTGGAGTTCCAGCACGTGAAACCGGGGAAGGGCGGCGCATTTGTGCGCACCAAACTCAAAAGTTACATTACCGGCAACGTCCTCGATCGTACCTTCCGATCCGGCGAGAAGTTCGACGAGCCGGATCTCGAAGAGCGCGACATGCAATTTCTTTATGCCACGGGCGACCAGTATACGTTCATGGATACCGAGACGTTCGAGCAGTTCACGTACGAAAAGAAACAGCTCGGGGAGAATGCCGACCTTCTCAAAGAAGAGATGAACGTCAAGATTTTGGTGTACGAGCACCAACCCATTACGGTGGAACTACCGATTTTCATCGAATTGAAGGTTGTCGACGCCGACCCCGGCATTCGCGGCGATACGGCGTCCGGCGGCAATAAGCCGGCCACGGTGGAGACGGGCGCTGTCATAAAAGTGCCGCTGTATCTGGAGGTCGGAGAAACCATTAAAATCGATACCAGAACGCGCGCCTACGTGGAAAGAGTCCGGTGA